One window of the Anopheles cruzii chromosome 2, idAnoCruzAS_RS32_06, whole genome shotgun sequence genome contains the following:
- the LOC128269020 gene encoding ADP-ribosylation factor-like protein 6 translates to MGLFDKLANMLRMKKEQINILVVGLNNSGKSTIVNHFKNPNERTSIIVPTVGFSVERFENQGVFFTAFDMSGATRYRSLWEHHFRSCLGIVFVIDSSDRMRLVVVKDELEILLQHPDIANRRVPILFFANKMDCTDALSSVKIAAGLGLEKIKDKPWHISSSNALTGEGLQDGVQWMVHQIRECVANSKEHR, encoded by the exons ATGGGACTGTTCGACAAGTTGGCCAACATGTTGCGGATGAAAAAGGAGCAGATCAACATCCTGGTCGTCGGGCTAAACAACAGTGGCAAATCGACGATCGTGAATCACTTTAAAAATCCCAACGAACGGACCTCGATCATCGTGCCAACGGTGGGATTCAGTGTGGAGCGGTTTGAAA ATCAGGGAGTCTTCTTTACCGCGTTCGATATGTCCGGAGCAACACGATACCGCAGTCTCTGGGAGCACCATTTCAGATCGTGCCTGGGTATCGTTTTCGTTATTGACTCGAGCGATCGCATGCGTTTAG TGGTCGTGAAGGACGAACTCGAGATCTTACTGCAACACCCCGACATCGCTAACCGCCGGGTGCCGATCCTgttttttgcaaacaaaatggaCTGCACGGACGCGTTATCGAGTGTGAAAATTGCCGCCGGACTAGGGTTGGAGAAAATCAAAGACAAACCGTGGCACATCAGTTCCAGCAACGCGCTCACTGGTGAAGGTTTGCAAGACGGAGTCCAGTGGATGGTTCACCAGATCCGAGAGTGTGTGGCGAACAGTAAAGAACATAGGTAG
- the LOC128269019 gene encoding peroxiredoxin-6-like — protein sequence MRIGATIPNFQAETTKGPIDFYNWLGDSWCVLFSHPADFTPVCTTELGRIAVHKEHFAKRNVKVLAHSVDDLKCHVDWVNDIKSYCPDIIGNFPYPIIADPSRALAVKFGMLDEKDKDDVELGQTVRALFIISPDRKVRLTMHYPTSTGRNVDEILRVIDSLQLTDRLKVIATPANWTPGTKVMILPSVSEEDADKLFPNGIERVSMPSGNVYVRTTTDYK from the exons ATGCGTATCGGTGCAACGATCCCCAACTTCCAGGCGGAAACCACGAAGGGGCCCATCGATTTCTACAATTGGCTTGGTGATTC TTGGTGCGTTCTGTTCTCTCATCCGGCCGACTTCACCCCGGTGTGCACGACCGAACTCGGGCGGATCGCGGTACACAAGGAGCACTTTGCTAAGCGCAACGTGAAGGTGTTGGCGCACTCCGTGGACGACCTCAAGTGCCACGTAGATTGGGTCAAT GACATTAAGTCGTACTGCCCGGACATCATCGGTAACTTCCCGTACCCGATCATTGCCGACCCGAGCCGTGCTTTGGCAGTCAAGTTCGGAATGCTCGACGAAAAGGACAAGGACGACGTTGAGCTGGGCCAAACAGTTCGTGCGCTGTTCATCATcagtccggaccggaaggtTCGCCTGACGATGCACTACCCGACTTCGACTGGCCGTAACGTTGA TGAAATTTTGCGCGTAATCGATTCGCTTCAGCTGACCGACCGGTTGAAGGTGATTGCGACTCCAGCGAACTGGACG CCGGGCACTAAGGTGATGATTCTGCCGAGTGTTAGCGAGGAGGACGCCGACAAGCTGTTCCCGAACGGAATCGAGCGTGTTTCCATGCCGTCTGGCAATGTCTACGTGCGCACCACAACCGACTACAAGTAA
- the LOC128267996 gene encoding small integral membrane protein 20 — MAPVMLKGKNYALLIGGIVGLIGLACYPIIVHPMLYPEEYKKLQKVNRAGIQQAEIQPGNMRVWSDPFKPREEDKR; from the exons ATGGCTCCGGTGATGCTTAAAGGAAAAAATTATGCCCTACTAATAGGGGGCATCGTAGGTCTCATCGGCTTGGCGTGCTACCCGATTATCGTCCACCCAATGCTGTATCCGGAAGAGTACA AAAAGCTACAGAAAGTCAATAGGGCGGGCATCCAGCAGGCCGAAATTCAGCCTGGCA ATATGCGAGTCTGGAGTGACCCCTTCAAACCCCGGGAAGAAGATAAGCGATGA